A single Bosea sp. PAMC 26642 DNA region contains:
- a CDS encoding ABC transporter substrate-binding protein, whose amino-acid sequence MRILTIACSLAALMAASPLSAQTLNVASAGDQNMVDYVKDYLGPMFEKAHPGVKVVSVGTGAGDSGSQKIFEKLDAQKGAAAADFDVVVIHQKAAGTMVKDGLLNKYTGNVETAKLATGEATKNALGSDVTGYVIPMFQSQTALAYNADMVKTPPATFAELAEWARKNPKQFGYNGIKGGMSGVSFVAGWVYAFGGDADKLIKGPYDAATKTTWDKAFADLKEFNRNAVITPGNAGTLDMLNRGEIAIGPVWVDMFYSWQADGKLPPNMKLKLVSPGMPGQPMYYAVPEKSAQKKLAEAFIALATSPQVQADGIVKKFNWYPGIDAKNLEGKLDKAAWDKLFTDVTPADLAKNGKAFPIAPYFNDILEGYEKKVSN is encoded by the coding sequence ATGCGCATCCTCACGATTGCCTGCTCGCTCGCGGCGCTGATGGCGGCCTCGCCGCTCTCGGCCCAGACGCTCAACGTGGCTTCGGCCGGCGACCAGAACATGGTCGACTACGTCAAGGACTATCTCGGGCCGATGTTTGAGAAGGCTCATCCCGGCGTGAAGGTCGTCTCGGTCGGCACCGGCGCCGGCGATTCCGGCTCGCAGAAGATCTTCGAGAAGCTCGACGCCCAGAAGGGTGCCGCCGCGGCCGATTTCGACGTCGTCGTGATCCACCAGAAAGCCGCCGGCACGATGGTGAAGGATGGCCTGCTGAACAAATACACCGGCAATGTCGAGACCGCGAAGCTCGCCACCGGCGAGGCGACGAAAAACGCGCTTGGCTCCGACGTGACCGGCTACGTCATCCCGATGTTCCAGTCGCAGACGGCGCTCGCCTACAACGCCGACATGGTCAAGACGCCGCCGGCGACCTTCGCGGAACTCGCCGAATGGGCCAGGAAGAACCCCAAGCAGTTCGGCTATAACGGTATCAAGGGCGGCATGTCGGGCGTCTCCTTCGTCGCCGGCTGGGTCTATGCCTTCGGCGGCGACGCCGACAAGCTGATCAAGGGCCCCTATGACGCGGCCACCAAGACCACCTGGGACAAGGCCTTCGCCGACCTTAAGGAGTTCAACAGGAACGCCGTCATCACGCCCGGCAATGCCGGCACGCTCGACATGCTGAACCGCGGCGAGATTGCGATCGGCCCGGTCTGGGTCGACATGTTCTATTCCTGGCAGGCCGACGGCAAGCTGCCGCCGAACATGAAGCTCAAGCTCGTCTCGCCCGGTATGCCCGGCCAGCCGATGTATTACGCGGTCCCCGAAAAGTCGGCCCAGAAAAAGCTGGCCGAGGCCTTCATCGCGCTCGCCACCAGCCCGCAGGTGCAGGCCGACGGCATCGTCAAGAAGTTCAACTGGTATCCGGGTATCGATGCCAAGAACCTCGAAGGCAAGCTCGACAAGGCCGCCTGGGACAAGCTCTTCACCGACGTGACCCCGGCCGATCTCGCCAAGAACGGCAAGGCCTTCCCGATCGCGCCCTACTTCAACGACATCCTCGAGGGCTACGAGAAGAAGGTCTCGAACTGA
- a CDS encoding ABC transporter permease: MLSQRNLALILIAPGLALVAALFLYPLGFSLVSAFTRDGSFTLEWFAKAFELYSTDIVFTVVIVLASCALTALAAIVIAGTLTLGENRFIVGTLKALYRWPLFIPFIVAAQCMRTFLAKNGLMNNTFVSLGLMEPLQAVSFLDWRGIIATFVWKQTPFVALLLAGALASIDRATLEAGRNLGASRVRVLLELALPQVMPTLLVALVLSFVTMLSVLSVPMMVSGSQPTMLTVDMAFRINAYGDYATANALGVITYLISAGAAILYLRRGLSQEAPR, from the coding sequence ATGCTCTCCCAACGCAATCTGGCGCTGATCCTGATCGCTCCGGGCCTCGCGCTCGTCGCGGCGCTGTTTCTGTATCCGCTCGGCTTCTCGCTGGTCTCGGCCTTCACCAGGGATGGGTCGTTCACGCTGGAATGGTTCGCCAAGGCATTCGAACTCTACTCCACCGACATCGTCTTCACGGTTGTCATCGTCCTGGCCTCCTGCGCGCTGACCGCGCTCGCCGCGATCGTCATCGCCGGCACGTTGACGCTGGGCGAGAACCGCTTCATCGTCGGCACACTGAAGGCGCTCTATCGCTGGCCGCTGTTCATCCCCTTCATCGTGGCGGCGCAGTGCATGCGCACTTTCCTGGCCAAGAACGGGCTGATGAACAACACCTTCGTCTCGCTGGGGCTGATGGAGCCGCTGCAGGCGGTGAGCTTCCTCGACTGGCGCGGCATCATCGCAACCTTCGTCTGGAAGCAGACGCCCTTCGTCGCGCTGCTGCTGGCCGGCGCGCTCGCCTCGATCGACCGGGCGACGCTGGAGGCCGGCCGCAATCTCGGCGCCTCGCGGGTTCGCGTCCTGCTCGAACTGGCGCTGCCGCAGGTGATGCCGACGCTGCTGGTCGCGCTCGTGCTGTCCTTCGTGACGATGCTGTCGGTGCTGTCGGTGCCGATGATGGTGTCGGGCTCGCAGCCGACCATGCTGACCGTCGATATGGCCTTCCGGATCAACGCCTATGGCGACTACGCCACCGCCAATGCGCTCGGCGTCATCACCTATCTGATCAGCGCGGGCGCCGCGATCCTCTACCTCAGGCGAGGCCTGTCGCAGGAGGCGCCGCGATGA
- a CDS encoding ABC transporter permease: MTRLVSSARMVLAAGLLAAFAFVLIGPLANLALWSVAERWYTPYKLPVTYGTRYWEQVFRPTGDAMASLGTSVWIAVLTVVLALALSIPAGYALARLKLPMRALFMVMFLLPQAFPSVAIYINVARIFYNIGINGTVFAVVLVHATHGLVFSVWIAAAAFAAVDKDLELAARNIGASPLRAFFTVTLPLAAPGIIASGIFVFLESLDEFTGTFFVGVPQVTTLPLLLYNAAMGGNYQVASITALILLVPSVLFMLFIERFLRADVLAKVGA, from the coding sequence ATGACCCGCCTCGTCTCGTCCGCCCGCATGGTGCTGGCCGCCGGCCTGCTCGCGGCCTTCGCCTTCGTGCTGATCGGCCCGCTCGCCAACCTCGCGCTCTGGTCCGTGGCCGAACGCTGGTACACGCCCTACAAGCTGCCCGTGACCTATGGCACGCGCTACTGGGAACAGGTCTTCCGCCCGACGGGCGATGCCATGGCATCGCTCGGCACCTCGGTCTGGATTGCGGTCCTGACGGTCGTGCTGGCGCTCGCCTTGTCGATCCCGGCGGGCTACGCGCTGGCGCGGCTGAAGCTGCCGATGCGGGCGCTGTTCATGGTGATGTTCCTGCTGCCGCAGGCGTTTCCGTCGGTGGCGATCTACATCAATGTCGCGCGGATCTTCTACAATATCGGCATCAACGGCACGGTTTTCGCCGTCGTGCTCGTCCATGCTACCCATGGCCTGGTGTTTTCCGTCTGGATCGCGGCGGCGGCCTTCGCAGCGGTCGACAAGGATCTGGAACTGGCGGCCCGCAATATCGGGGCCTCGCCGCTGCGCGCCTTCTTTACCGTCACGCTGCCGCTGGCGGCGCCTGGCATCATCGCCAGCGGCATCTTCGTGTTTCTCGAATCGCTCGACGAGTTCACCGGCACCTTCTTCGTCGGCGTGCCGCAGGTCACGACGCTGCCGCTGCTGCTCTACAACGCGGCGATGGGCGGCAATTATCAGGTCGCCTCGATCACGGCGCTGATCCTGCTCGTGCCGTCAGTGCTGTTCATGCTGTTTATCGAGCGCTTTCTGCGCGCCGACGTGCTGGCGAAGGTGGGCGCCTGA
- a CDS encoding tetratricopeptide repeat protein, protein MSSSLPAPVRRLRRAGLPALICLAALALAGCQSRTSASLGDVTGSIGKSATQPRNATEWRSESDRWGKRYEANAKDRDAAFYYARALRGLDQNAQALAVLQGAVLTHSNDREMLGAYGRSLADNGRLKEADEVLSRAHSPEQPDWRILSAQGTVADQLGEHDRAQQIYQAALKIAPGESTVMSNLGLSLALSKRLPEAERVLSEAVATGRGDARIRQNLVLVLGLQGRFGEAEALARQDLSPEEAAATVAYLKRSVSQQNSWELLKGGAGRAKPAAAARTKPQAASEASPG, encoded by the coding sequence ATGTCTTCAAGCCTTCCAGCACCTGTCCGCCGCCTTCGCCGTGCCGGCCTTCCCGCCCTGATCTGCCTCGCCGCGCTGGCCTTGGCCGGCTGCCAGAGCCGGACTAGCGCCAGCCTCGGCGACGTCACCGGCTCGATCGGCAAGAGCGCGACGCAGCCGCGCAATGCAACCGAATGGCGCAGCGAGAGCGACAGATGGGGCAAGCGCTACGAGGCCAATGCCAAGGACCGCGACGCGGCCTTCTACTATGCGCGTGCGCTGCGCGGGCTCGACCAGAACGCCCAGGCACTGGCGGTGCTGCAGGGCGCGGTGCTGACCCATTCCAACGACCGCGAGATGCTGGGCGCCTATGGCCGCTCGCTCGCCGACAATGGTCGCCTCAAGGAGGCCGACGAGGTGCTGTCTCGCGCGCATTCGCCCGAGCAGCCGGACTGGCGCATCCTCTCGGCGCAGGGCACCGTCGCCGACCAACTCGGCGAGCATGACCGCGCGCAGCAGATCTATCAGGCGGCCCTCAAGATTGCGCCGGGCGAATCGACGGTGATGTCCAATCTCGGGCTGTCGCTGGCCTTGTCGAAGCGCCTACCGGAAGCCGAACGCGTCCTCAGCGAAGCCGTCGCGACCGGACGCGGCGATGCCCGAATCCGCCAGAATCTCGTCCTCGTGCTCGGCCTGCAGGGCCGCTTCGGCGAAGCCGAGGCGCTGGCACGCCAGGATCTGAGCCCGGAGGAGGCCGCCGCGACCGTCGCCTATCTCAAGCGCAGCGTCAGCCAGCAGAACAGCTGGGAGTTGCTGAAGGGCGGCGCCGGACGGGCGAAGCCGGCCGCGGCCGCACGCACGAAGCCGCAGGCGGCGAGCGAGGCTTCGCCGGGCTGA
- a CDS encoding leucyl aminopeptidase family protein: protein MADLGQEGRRFAEAQGFSARPGQYLILPDATGAMAAVLLGVEPAEARRRDPFAPGRLAALLPVGDYALTGDIDDYGLAALGWLLQGYRFERYRKPAPALARLVVPDGVDGEELSIIAESVGLARDLVNTPANDMGPVEIEAAIRDLGQTCGATVTSIVGDELLARNFPMIHAVGRASPREPRLVDLVWGDPGHPRLTLVGKGVAFDTGGLDLKPSAGMLLMKKDMGGAAAAIAAARMIMLARLPVRLRLLVPAVENAVSGNAFRPGDVLPSRKGLSVEIGNTDAEGRLILADALALADEEAPELLIDFATLTGAARVALGPDLPPFYTHDEGLAQEIGRLGMAVNDPVWRMPLWPAYDGLLDSRIADLNHVSGGSHAGSVTAALFLNRFVEKASSYAHFDIFAWNPSAKPGRPEGGECQAARLTYALAKQLYPAG, encoded by the coding sequence ATGGCGGATCTCGGCCAAGAAGGCCGGCGCTTCGCCGAGGCGCAGGGCTTTTCGGCGCGGCCAGGACAGTACCTGATCCTGCCGGACGCGACGGGCGCGATGGCGGCGGTGCTGCTCGGCGTCGAGCCGGCCGAGGCACGCCGGCGCGACCCCTTCGCGCCCGGCCGGCTCGCAGCCCTGCTGCCGGTCGGCGACTACGCGCTCACCGGCGATATCGACGACTACGGCCTGGCCGCTCTCGGCTGGCTGCTGCAGGGCTACCGCTTCGAGCGCTACCGCAAGCCGGCGCCGGCTCTGGCCCGCCTTGTCGTGCCGGACGGCGTCGATGGCGAGGAACTGAGCATCATCGCCGAATCGGTCGGGCTGGCGCGCGATCTCGTCAACACGCCCGCCAACGACATGGGCCCGGTTGAGATCGAGGCCGCGATCCGCGATCTCGGACAGACCTGCGGCGCAACCGTCACCAGCATCGTTGGAGACGAGTTGCTGGCCAGGAATTTCCCGATGATCCATGCGGTCGGCCGTGCATCGCCGCGCGAGCCCCGGCTCGTCGATCTGGTCTGGGGCGATCCCGGCCATCCCAGGCTGACGCTGGTCGGCAAGGGGGTCGCCTTCGACACCGGCGGTCTCGACCTCAAGCCCTCGGCCGGCATGTTGCTGATGAAGAAGGACATGGGCGGGGCAGCGGCTGCGATCGCAGCCGCGCGCATGATCATGCTGGCCCGGCTGCCGGTACGCCTGCGCCTGCTCGTGCCGGCAGTCGAAAACGCCGTCTCCGGCAACGCCTTCCGCCCTGGCGACGTGCTGCCTAGCCGCAAGGGTCTTTCGGTCGAGATCGGCAACACCGATGCCGAGGGCCGACTGATCCTGGCCGACGCGCTCGCGCTGGCCGACGAGGAGGCTCCCGAACTGCTGATCGACTTCGCGACGCTGACGGGTGCGGCCCGCGTCGCGCTCGGGCCGGATCTGCCGCCCTTCTACACGCATGACGAGGGACTGGCGCAGGAGATCGGCCGCCTCGGCATGGCCGTGAACGACCCGGTCTGGCGGATGCCCCTCTGGCCAGCCTATGACGGGCTGCTCGATTCCAGGATCGCCGACCTCAACCATGTTTCAGGCGGCAGCCACGCGGGCTCGGTCACCGCGGCGCTGTTCCTGAACCGCTTCGTCGAGAAGGCCAGCTCCTACGCGCATTTCGACATCTTCGCCTGGAACCCTTCCGCCAAGCCCGGCCGTCCCGAGGGTGGTGAATGCCAAGCGGCGCGCCTGACCTATGCACTGGCGAAGCAGCTTTATCCTGCTGGTTAA
- a CDS encoding MarR family transcriptional regulator: MPLEIRPSQALRLWRQVHLDLVRDGQADLSARQTAILLTIYLELPPHTVRGLAAQLGVTKPVITRALDTMGKLGLVSRKRDEFDRRNVIIQRTVAGALAVEGLADRVVERAREIGGS; encoded by the coding sequence ATGCCGTTGGAGATCAGGCCCTCGCAGGCGCTCAGGCTCTGGCGGCAGGTGCATCTCGATCTGGTCCGCGACGGCCAGGCCGATCTCTCGGCCCGACAGACGGCGATCCTGCTGACCATTTATCTCGAACTGCCGCCCCATACCGTGCGCGGGCTCGCGGCACAGCTCGGCGTCACCAAGCCGGTGATCACGCGGGCGCTCGATACGATGGGCAAGCTCGGCCTCGTCAGCCGCAAGCGCGACGAGTTCGATCGCCGCAACGTTATCATCCAGCGCACGGTCGCAGGCGCGCTGGCCGTGGAAGGGCTGGCCGACCGGGTGGTGGAGCGGGCGCGCGAGATCGGCGGTTCCTGA
- a CDS encoding C40 family peptidase: protein MTTILDRRLTPARPDLAARHLLGQVEAREFVDPVPKRVISSSAPLRREPRPDAPLDTEALAGELVQVYEVFEGWAWGQLESDGYVGYLPDNVLRKDIPAPTHRVCALRTFVYPGASMKLPPVDALSLGAGVAVFRESGDFSVLADGGHVWRAHLQPIDVFEPDFVAVAERFLHVPYLWGGKTSLGLDCSGLTQLSLAAAGIASPRDSDMLEAGIGESLPLDEGLEGLQRGDLVFWKGHVGIMTDATTLLHATAYSMTVMSEPLRVARDRIQAKSFGAITSMRRPTGTV from the coding sequence ATGACCACGATTCTCGACCGCCGCCTCACGCCCGCCCGCCCTGATCTCGCCGCCCGCCATCTGCTGGGCCAGGTCGAGGCACGCGAATTCGTCGATCCCGTCCCCAAACGGGTCATCTCTTCTTCTGCCCCCCTGCGCCGCGAACCGCGGCCCGACGCGCCGCTCGACACCGAGGCGCTGGCCGGCGAATTGGTGCAGGTCTACGAGGTTTTCGAGGGCTGGGCCTGGGGCCAGCTCGAATCGGACGGCTATGTCGGGTATCTGCCCGACAACGTGCTGCGCAAGGATATCCCCGCCCCGACGCATCGCGTCTGCGCCTTGCGGACCTTCGTGTATCCGGGCGCCTCCATGAAACTTCCGCCTGTGGACGCGCTGTCGCTCGGGGCCGGCGTGGCAGTGTTCCGCGAATCCGGGGATTTCAGCGTGCTGGCCGATGGCGGCCATGTCTGGCGGGCGCATCTCCAGCCGATCGATGTGTTCGAGCCCGATTTCGTCGCGGTCGCAGAACGCTTCCTGCACGTTCCCTATCTGTGGGGCGGCAAGACCAGCCTCGGTTTGGACTGCTCCGGCTTGACGCAGCTTTCGCTCGCGGCGGCCGGGATCGCCTCCCCCCGCGACTCCGACATGCTTGAAGCGGGGATCGGCGAAAGCCTCCCCTTGGACGAGGGACTGGAAGGCCTGCAGCGGGGCGACCTCGTCTTCTGGAAAGGCCATGTCGGCATCATGACCGATGCGACGACCCTGCTGCACGCCACAGCCTATTCGATGACCGTGATGAGTGAGCCGCTGCGCGTGGCCCGCGACCGGATTCAGGCGAAAAGTTTTGGCGCGATCACGAGCATGAGGCGGCCCACTGGCACGGTCTGA
- a CDS encoding type II toxin-antitoxin system ParD family antitoxin, translating to MATMNVSLPDQMKAWVEAQTETGRYGNASDYVRDLIRRDQERREKIAEFQRLVDEGRASGISTRTLDEVWDEARRRARAMGLDAG from the coding sequence ATGGCGACCATGAACGTATCCCTGCCCGACCAGATGAAGGCCTGGGTCGAGGCCCAGACCGAGACGGGGCGGTACGGAAACGCCAGCGATTATGTGCGCGATCTGATTCGGCGGGATCAGGAGCGGCGGGAGAAGATCGCGGAATTCCAGCGCCTGGTCGATGAGGGGCGGGCCAGCGGGATCAGTACGCGAACGCTGGACGAGGTGTGGGACGAAGCCCGTCGCCGCGCGAGAGCCATGGGTCTCGATGCCGGTTAA
- a CDS encoding type II toxin-antitoxin system RelE/ParE family toxin, producing the protein MPVKRTPQAEADLINIFLESAQRFGTKQAEIYAAKLSACFELLETMPSMARERLEISPPVRVHFHGSHVIVYAVEGDDILLLRVLHERRDWERELQ; encoded by the coding sequence ATGCCGGTTAAGCGCACACCGCAAGCTGAAGCGGATCTGATTAATATCTTTCTTGAAAGCGCGCAGCGCTTCGGTACGAAGCAGGCGGAGATTTATGCCGCCAAGCTGTCCGCGTGCTTCGAGCTATTGGAGACTATGCCTTCAATGGCGCGGGAGCGCCTGGAAATCAGTCCGCCAGTTCGCGTCCATTTCCACGGCAGTCACGTGATTGTTTATGCTGTCGAGGGCGACGACATCCTGCTTTTGCGTGTTCTCCACGAGCGTCGGGACTGGGAACGCGAGTTGCAGTAG
- the mutS gene encoding DNA mismatch repair protein MutS encodes MRHDITASAKIAEQPEIRAIAAASADASRVTPMMAQYIEIKAANPDCLLFYRMGDFYELFFTDAEIASRTLGIVLTKRGKHQGEDIAMCGVPVERADDYLQRLIAAGHRVAVCEQIEDPAEAKKRGPKSVVRRDVVRLVTPGTITEERLLEPGRASLLLAVARRKASEAGALYGLAAIDISTGRFSVMETAQEGLAIEFARLEPREIVCPDAIYDDPELKAFWREVAVPVTPLAREGLDAASAERRLREFFGVATLDAFGTFSRAEIAAAGAALAYVERTQFGARPPLSPPVRDAGSATMLIDAATRANLELTRTLSGERSGSLLAAIDRTVTPGGARLLAERLAGPLTNPATIGARHDAVEMLVADSALRDDLRRALARVPDVARALARLALDRGGPRDLAALGGGLSAAREIAALLGGRQNLPEDLSNAARALARTDPVLPARLTETLAEELPLNRRDGRFVREGYDPALDELRLLQVDSRKVIAQLQARYAAETGCRTLRIKHNSMLGYFVEVPQAVGEEFLKEPWRATFVHRQTMSDAMRFSSIELGGLEAKIASAADRALKLELSVFAWLNEAVLADAEPIKQAALALAEIDVVAGLADLAIREGWTRPSIDSSAAFAIMGGRHPVVEAALRRDGKPFVANDTELSPPDTKGDGGRICLITGPNMAGKSTFLRQNALIAVLAQMGAFVPAVSAHIGIVDRLFSRVGAADDLARGRSTFMVEMVETAAILNQAGPRALVILDEIGRGTATFDGLSIAWAAIEHLHEINRCRGLFATHYHELTALGDRLARVTNATVRVTEWNGEVIFLHEVVAGAADRSYGIQVAKLAGLPPAVVERARAILSELEKTEREKPVASLVDDLPLFAVPLRRQAQPAPALPAEDPLRVALGGLDLDEMTPREALEALYRLKGLG; translated from the coding sequence ATGCGCCATGACATCACCGCTTCCGCCAAAATCGCCGAGCAGCCTGAGATTCGGGCCATTGCCGCCGCGAGTGCCGATGCCAGCCGCGTGACGCCGATGATGGCGCAATACATCGAGATCAAGGCCGCCAATCCCGATTGCCTGCTGTTCTACCGGATGGGCGATTTCTACGAGCTGTTCTTCACCGATGCCGAGATCGCCTCGCGCACACTCGGCATCGTGCTGACCAAGCGCGGCAAGCATCAGGGCGAGGACATTGCCATGTGCGGTGTGCCGGTCGAGCGCGCCGACGATTATCTTCAACGTCTGATCGCTGCCGGCCACCGCGTCGCCGTCTGCGAACAGATCGAGGATCCAGCCGAAGCAAAGAAGCGCGGCCCCAAATCGGTGGTGCGGCGCGACGTCGTCAGGCTCGTCACGCCCGGCACGATCACCGAGGAGCGGCTGCTCGAGCCCGGCCGTGCCAGCCTGCTGCTGGCAGTGGCGCGACGCAAGGCGAGCGAGGCCGGCGCGCTCTACGGCTTGGCGGCGATCGATATTTCGACGGGCCGCTTCAGCGTGATGGAAACGGCACAGGAGGGGCTGGCGATCGAATTCGCAAGGCTGGAGCCGCGCGAGATCGTCTGCCCCGACGCGATCTACGACGACCCGGAGCTGAAGGCCTTCTGGCGCGAGGTCGCCGTGCCGGTGACGCCGCTGGCACGCGAGGGCCTTGATGCGGCATCGGCCGAGCGGCGCCTGCGCGAGTTCTTCGGCGTCGCCACGCTCGATGCCTTCGGCACGTTTTCGCGTGCCGAGATCGCGGCGGCCGGCGCGGCGCTTGCCTATGTCGAGCGCACGCAGTTCGGCGCGCGCCCGCCGCTCTCGCCGCCGGTGCGCGATGCCGGCAGCGCGACCATGTTGATCGATGCTGCGACGCGCGCCAATCTCGAACTGACGCGGACGCTGTCGGGCGAGCGCTCCGGCAGCCTGCTCGCCGCGATCGACCGCACGGTGACGCCGGGCGGAGCGAGGCTTTTGGCCGAGAGACTGGCCGGGCCACTGACGAACCCGGCCACGATCGGCGCGCGGCACGACGCCGTCGAGATGCTCGTCGCCGACAGCGCACTACGTGACGATCTGCGCCGTGCGCTTGCCCGCGTTCCCGACGTCGCCCGTGCCCTCGCGCGACTAGCGCTCGATCGCGGCGGCCCTCGCGACCTTGCCGCGCTCGGCGGAGGCCTGAGCGCGGCACGCGAGATCGCCGCACTGCTGGGCGGCAGGCAGAACCTACCGGAGGACCTGTCCAATGCCGCGCGGGCGCTTGCACGGACCGACCCGGTTCTGCCTGCCAGACTGACCGAAACGCTGGCCGAGGAACTGCCGCTCAACCGCCGCGACGGTCGCTTTGTCCGCGAGGGGTACGATCCCGCGCTCGACGAACTCCGGCTGCTGCAGGTCGATTCCCGCAAGGTCATCGCGCAGTTGCAGGCGCGCTATGCCGCCGAGACCGGCTGCCGTACGCTCAGGATCAAGCATAATTCCATGCTCGGCTATTTCGTCGAGGTGCCCCAGGCCGTCGGCGAGGAGTTCCTGAAGGAACCCTGGCGCGCGACCTTCGTCCACCGCCAGACGATGTCGGATGCGATGCGCTTCTCTTCGATCGAACTCGGCGGGCTCGAGGCCAAGATCGCTTCAGCCGCCGACCGAGCGTTAAAGCTCGAACTTTCGGTCTTCGCTTGGCTGAACGAGGCGGTTCTGGCCGATGCCGAGCCCATCAAGCAGGCGGCGCTCGCACTAGCCGAAATCGACGTCGTCGCCGGGCTGGCTGATCTCGCGATCCGCGAAGGCTGGACCCGCCCGAGCATCGATTCGAGCGCGGCCTTCGCCATTATGGGCGGGCGCCATCCCGTCGTCGAAGCCGCGCTGAGGCGCGACGGCAAGCCCTTCGTCGCCAACGATACCGAATTGTCGCCGCCGGACACGAAGGGCGACGGCGGACGAATCTGCCTGATCACCGGCCCGAACATGGCCGGCAAATCGACCTTCCTGCGGCAGAACGCGCTGATCGCCGTGCTGGCGCAGATGGGCGCCTTCGTGCCCGCAGTGAGCGCCCATATCGGCATCGTCGACCGGCTGTTCTCCCGCGTCGGCGCCGCCGACGACCTGGCGCGCGGGCGCTCGACCTTCATGGTCGAGATGGTCGAGACGGCCGCGATCCTGAACCAGGCGGGGCCGCGCGCGCTGGTCATTCTTGACGAGATCGGGCGCGGCACCGCGACTTTCGACGGTCTCTCGATCGCCTGGGCCGCGATCGAGCATCTGCACGAGATCAATCGCTGCCGGGGCCTGTTCGCGACGCATTATCACGAGCTAACCGCCTTGGGCGATCGGCTCGCACGCGTCACCAACGCCACCGTGCGCGTGACCGAATGGAACGGCGAGGTCATCTTCCTGCACGAGGTCGTGGCCGGGGCTGCCGACCGCTCCTACGGCATCCAGGTCGCAAAACTCGCCGGCCTGCCGCCAGCCGTGGTCGAGCGGGCCCGCGCGATCTTGAGCGAACTGGAGAAGACCGAGCGCGAAAAGCCGGTCGCCTCGCTGGTCGATGATTTGCCGTTGTTCGCTGTCCCGCTCAGGCGGCAGGCTCAGCCTGCGCCGGCTTTGCCGGCCGAAGACCCGCTGCGGGTGGCGCTCGGTGGGCTCGACCTCGACGAAATGACGCCGCGAGAGGCGCTGGAGGCGCTGTATCGGTTGAAGGGGCTGGGGTGA